One stretch of Streptomyces sp. NBC_00443 DNA includes these proteins:
- a CDS encoding LysR family transcriptional regulator, with protein sequence MELEVRHLRALCAIADTGSLHRAARQLGVAQPSLSTQLRRIEQELGGALFLRARTGCRPTPLGRLVLSRARPLVADMRALVAEARAAAVGGPELRVGSTASKALAGWLRRLRGHGQDPTLHMNVSPNALLRMVADGQLDVAFVHEVEGCPLRIPPELRLRVLMEREPQFVSLPTDHPAVAKSEVALRDLADDRWMVDPTVDGEWDAVQRMFRAAGVNPHVLHGDYYTADALVATGEVVAVCQPTHADSPTMAVRRLHGDPLGVRLLLAARTETDLDGVYPALEEAYWEAARQAPAYREWLEHDGERQPPVPALP encoded by the coding sequence ATGGAGCTCGAGGTGAGACACCTCCGCGCGCTGTGCGCCATAGCCGACACCGGCAGTCTGCACCGGGCCGCCCGCCAGTTGGGCGTCGCCCAGCCATCGTTGAGCACGCAACTGCGACGGATCGAGCAGGAACTGGGCGGCGCGCTGTTCCTGCGCGCGCGAACCGGCTGCCGGCCCACGCCGCTGGGCCGGCTGGTCCTGAGCCGGGCCCGTCCGCTGGTGGCCGATATGCGTGCCCTGGTGGCCGAGGCGCGGGCGGCCGCGGTGGGCGGTCCGGAACTGCGGGTCGGCTCGACCGCGAGCAAGGCCCTGGCGGGCTGGCTGCGCCGGCTGCGCGGCCACGGCCAGGACCCCACCCTCCACATGAACGTCTCCCCCAACGCCCTGCTGCGCATGGTCGCCGACGGCCAGCTGGACGTCGCCTTCGTGCACGAGGTGGAGGGCTGCCCGCTGCGTATCCCGCCGGAGCTACGGCTACGCGTGTTGATGGAGCGCGAGCCGCAGTTCGTGTCGTTGCCGACCGACCACCCGGCCGTGGCGAAGTCCGAGGTCGCCCTGCGTGACCTGGCCGACGACCGCTGGATGGTCGACCCGACGGTCGACGGCGAGTGGGACGCCGTGCAGCGGATGTTCCGCGCGGCCGGCGTCAACCCCCATGTCCTGCACGGCGACTACTACACGGCCGACGCCCTGGTGGCCACCGGCGAGGTCGTCGCCGTCTGCCAGCCCACCCACGCCGACAGCCCCACGATGGCGGTACGGCGCCTGCACGGCGACCCGCTCGGCGTACGGCTCCTCCTCGCGGCCCGTACGGAGACGGACCTCGACGGGGTCTATCCCGCGCTGGAGGAGGCGTACTGGGAGGCGGCGCGGCAGGCGCCGGCGTACCGGGAGTGGCTGGAACACGACGGTGAGCGGCAGCCGCCGGTCCCAGCCCTCCCGTAA
- a CDS encoding FUSC family protein, translating into MSRELPIGLTPPDWLVRNLRAHPAPVNWPAVVRAAIALSLPLAIGLAVDRPGYGALASMGALNGVISDTASAYRLRIPTIAIPQLFGAVGITLGALVFGHGWVAVAAVTGVALLSGMISTIGAVASVSGLLLLLTSVIGAGLPLPGEWWMAPLLMAGGGLLVLALALLAWPLRSGVPERAAVADTYRAVAELLEVGGSDGGTLAYDAGRHAVTQSLNQSYDIILAHRARHHGRSPELTRLLAQLNAITPVVEAAPAARLSGSPLPPEVPAAVRHLASAVETGYTGPIGLELPAPTTETGRAVDHALRHAADVVANPDVDPRGIDDRLGRPAALSIRAARALRGVTLSAASWRYGLRLALCIGIAQALVSLIPVPRSYWVALTITFVLKPDFGSVFSRALLRALGTVAGLVIAAAVLAEVPRGWWDVPVLFLLAPLIPALTPRGYGFQTAAITPVILLLSDVLNRQGTALLLPRLGDSLMGCAIALIAGYLLWPESWHTRVGARLADAVQDTARYVEGAFGPDPVDPPARARMRRGLYRTLSAIRTEFQRALTEPPPTGRRAAAWWPLVVAVERIVDATTAARVRVAHGATPPSTTEATQVARQLRELAEGLRRAETLYEVRTDLTGPEGSVLEPLRQEVAAARAIASPHGGS; encoded by the coding sequence ATGTCCCGCGAGCTCCCCATCGGCCTCACCCCGCCCGACTGGCTCGTGCGCAACCTCCGGGCCCACCCGGCCCCCGTCAACTGGCCCGCCGTGGTCCGGGCGGCGATCGCGCTGTCCCTGCCCCTGGCCATCGGGCTCGCCGTCGACCGCCCCGGATACGGCGCCCTCGCCTCGATGGGCGCCCTCAACGGCGTGATCAGCGACACCGCCTCCGCGTACCGCCTGCGCATCCCCACCATCGCGATCCCGCAGCTCTTCGGCGCCGTGGGCATCACCCTCGGGGCCCTGGTGTTCGGCCACGGCTGGGTCGCCGTCGCCGCCGTCACCGGCGTCGCGCTGCTGTCCGGGATGATCTCGACGATCGGCGCGGTCGCCTCCGTGTCGGGGCTGTTGCTGCTGCTGACGTCGGTGATCGGCGCGGGGCTGCCGCTGCCGGGCGAGTGGTGGATGGCACCGCTGCTGATGGCCGGCGGCGGGCTGCTCGTCCTGGCTCTGGCGCTGCTCGCCTGGCCGCTGCGGTCGGGGGTTCCGGAGCGGGCCGCGGTGGCGGACACCTACCGCGCGGTCGCCGAGCTGCTGGAGGTCGGCGGCAGCGACGGCGGCACCCTGGCGTACGACGCCGGCCGGCACGCCGTCACCCAGTCCCTGAACCAGTCCTACGACATCATCCTCGCCCACCGCGCCCGCCATCACGGCCGCAGCCCCGAACTCACCCGCTTGCTGGCCCAGTTGAACGCCATCACCCCGGTCGTGGAAGCCGCGCCCGCCGCCCGCCTCAGCGGCAGCCCCCTCCCGCCCGAGGTCCCGGCGGCGGTACGGCACCTCGCCTCCGCCGTGGAGACCGGCTACACCGGACCGATCGGGCTCGAACTGCCCGCGCCGACGACCGAGACCGGCCGCGCCGTCGACCACGCCCTGCGGCACGCCGCCGACGTCGTCGCCAACCCGGACGTCGACCCCCGCGGCATCGACGACCGCCTGGGCCGCCCGGCCGCCCTGAGCATCCGCGCCGCCCGCGCACTGCGGGGCGTCACGCTCTCCGCCGCCTCCTGGCGCTACGGCCTGCGCCTCGCCCTGTGCATCGGGATCGCCCAGGCGCTGGTGTCCCTCATCCCGGTCCCCCGCTCCTACTGGGTCGCGCTGACCATCACCTTCGTCCTCAAGCCCGACTTCGGCTCCGTCTTCTCGCGCGCGCTGCTGCGCGCCCTCGGCACGGTCGCCGGGCTGGTCATCGCGGCGGCGGTGCTCGCGGAAGTGCCGCGCGGCTGGTGGGACGTACCGGTGCTGTTCCTGCTCGCACCGCTGATCCCGGCGCTCACCCCGCGCGGGTACGGCTTCCAGACGGCCGCCATCACCCCGGTGATCCTGCTCCTGTCGGACGTCCTGAACCGCCAGGGCACCGCCCTGCTGCTGCCCCGCCTGGGCGACTCCCTCATGGGGTGCGCGATCGCCCTGATCGCCGGCTACCTGCTGTGGCCGGAGAGCTGGCACACGCGGGTCGGCGCCCGCCTCGCGGACGCGGTGCAGGACACGGCACGCTACGTGGAGGGCGCGTTCGGCCCGGACCCCGTGGACCCACCGGCCCGCGCCCGGATGCGCCGCGGCCTCTACCGCACCCTCTCCGCCATCCGCACCGAATTCCAGCGCGCCCTGACCGAACCCCCGCCCACCGGCCGCCGGGCAGCCGCCTGGTGGCCCCTGGTCGTCGCAGTGGAACGCATCGTCGACGCGACAACAGCGGCGAGGGTACGCGTGGCCCACGGCGCGACTCCACCGTCCACCACCGAGGCGACCCAGGTGGCCCGCCAGCTGAGAGAACTGGCGGAGGGCCTGCGCCGGGCGGAAACCCTGTACGAGGTCCGCACGGACCTGACCGGCCCGGAGGGCAGCGTCCTGGAGCCACTGCGCCAGGAGGTGGCGGCGGCACGCGCAATCGCCTCACCGCATGGAGGTTCCTGA
- a CDS encoding aminotransferase-like domain-containing protein — protein MDDYRRLADRVADDIAAGRLRPGERLPPQRVFARRRGIAGSTAGRVYAELVRRGLVVGEVGRGTFVRAAPAGNGRALVENSTTAPVNLELNYPSAPGQSELLAPALAPLLRPDVLTDALRPAPVTGTPEARQAAAALLATPDWHPAPDRILFTGNARQAVAAALASLVRPGGRVGVEALTYPVVKEIAARLGITLVPLATDADGPRPQSVAAAHRTAGLAALYLQPTLHNPTSVTTSPERRSQLADTAADLDIPVIEDRIWSFLTDDDPLAAHAPGLTHVVDGLSKRVAPGLTVGFLVVPEERVETVAAAGRSGGWSAGRFALEAAVRWIADGTVERLVAAKRADAARRQRIVGEELHGFAVRSDPRAYFAWWELPAPWRADTFTAAAAAHGIAVTPGPAFAVDPNRTPNAVRLGLASAPEPDLRRALRTLGGVVRAGP, from the coding sequence GTGGACGACTATCGGCGTCTCGCCGACCGCGTGGCCGACGACATCGCCGCCGGACGGCTCAGGCCGGGCGAACGGCTGCCCCCGCAGCGGGTGTTCGCGCGGCGGCGCGGGATCGCCGGGTCGACCGCGGGGCGGGTGTACGCCGAACTCGTACGGCGTGGGCTGGTCGTGGGCGAGGTCGGCCGTGGGACCTTCGTGCGGGCCGCTCCGGCGGGGAACGGGCGGGCCCTGGTCGAGAACTCGACCACCGCGCCGGTCAACCTGGAGCTCAACTACCCCTCCGCTCCGGGTCAGTCGGAGCTTCTCGCCCCCGCCCTCGCGCCGCTCCTGCGCCCCGACGTCCTGACCGATGCCCTCCGCCCAGCCCCCGTCACCGGCACACCCGAGGCCCGCCAGGCCGCGGCCGCCCTCCTCGCCACCCCGGACTGGCACCCCGCCCCCGACCGGATCCTCTTCACCGGCAACGCCCGCCAGGCCGTCGCCGCCGCCCTCGCCTCCCTGGTCCGGCCGGGCGGCCGGGTCGGCGTCGAGGCGCTGACGTACCCCGTGGTCAAGGAGATCGCCGCCCGGCTCGGCATCACCCTGGTGCCGCTGGCCACGGACGCGGACGGTCCGCGCCCTCAGTCCGTCGCCGCCGCCCACCGCACGGCTGGGCTGGCCGCCCTCTACCTTCAGCCGACCCTGCACAACCCGACCTCGGTGACGACGAGCCCCGAGCGCAGAAGCCAACTGGCCGATACGGCAGCCGACTTGGACATCCCCGTCATCGAGGACCGCATCTGGTCGTTCCTCACGGACGACGACCCCCTCGCCGCCCACGCGCCCGGCCTCACCCATGTCGTCGACGGCCTCTCCAAGCGCGTCGCCCCCGGGCTCACGGTCGGCTTCCTCGTCGTACCCGAGGAGCGGGTCGAGACGGTGGCCGCGGCCGGGCGGTCCGGTGGGTGGAGTGCGGGGAGGTTCGCGCTGGAGGCGGCCGTGCGGTGGATCGCGGACGGGACGGTGGAGCGGCTGGTCGCGGCGAAGCGGGCGGATGCGGCACGCCGGCAGCGGATCGTCGGCGAGGAACTGCACGGGTTCGCCGTACGGTCCGATCCGCGCGCCTATTTCGCCTGGTGGGAGCTGCCCGCGCCGTGGCGCGCGGACACCTTCACGGCCGCTGCCGCCGCGCACGGCATCGCCGTGACACCCGGTCCCGCCTTCGCCGTCGACCCGAACCGGACCCCGAACGCCGTCAGGCTCGGGCTCGCGTCGGCTCCTGAGCCGGATCTGCGGCGGGCGTTGCGGACGCTCGGCGGCGTCGTGCGAGCAGGTCCGTGA
- a CDS encoding VWA domain-containing protein encodes MGILTLLRNAFGRSRKERTTEAEGATPSPEPQPTVPSPSRPATAQVPEPRTSEPQTPDETDDEHELVSAAFDNISVPNPAGPSEEQATDETAKPTATEQPVPAKPTATEEPVTAEPTATAEPVTETPVTEEPVTAEPTATEEPVTAEPTATEQPVTAEPTATEEPVTAEPTATEQPVTAEPTATEEPVTETPVTEEPVTAEPTATEEPVAETPATAEPAAEPAEAEKPVAETPAAEEPVPAEVTEEPEAASEPVVEEPEAKAAETASEPVAAEAEPEPVSEVTPAAEEPVAAAAADGGEAPQGPLAADDEPGTGGAGGNNEAEGEAEAAPKAPTADDETATEPEGEAGTPVPTTLRTAHTTAAATLTKTNLTGTTAKLYLVLDRSASMRPYYKDGSAQALAEQTLALAAHLDPEATDPKVHVVFFSTELDGTGELTLTDHENKIDELHASLGRMGRTSYHVAVEEVIAHHTKTAPGTPALVVFQTDGAPDAKTPATHALTEAAKTHPTVFFSFVAFGDPENKAFDYLRKMKLDNTSYFLAGEDPKELTDAEIYEGILAGWRP; translated from the coding sequence ATGGGCATTCTCACTCTCCTGCGAAACGCATTCGGACGGTCACGCAAGGAGCGGACCACCGAAGCAGAGGGTGCGACTCCTTCGCCGGAACCGCAGCCGACGGTCCCGTCCCCCTCCCGGCCGGCCACGGCCCAGGTCCCGGAACCGCGCACGTCGGAGCCGCAGACGCCCGACGAGACGGACGACGAGCACGAGCTGGTCTCGGCCGCTTTCGACAACATCTCGGTGCCGAACCCGGCGGGCCCGTCGGAGGAGCAAGCAACCGACGAGACGGCGAAGCCGACGGCCACGGAGCAGCCGGTCCCGGCGAAGCCGACGGCCACGGAGGAGCCGGTCACGGCCGAGCCGACGGCCACGGCCGAGCCGGTCACGGAGACGCCGGTCACCGAGGAGCCGGTCACGGCCGAGCCGACGGCCACGGAGGAGCCGGTCACGGCCGAGCCGACGGCAACGGAGCAGCCGGTCACGGCCGAGCCGACGGCCACGGAGGAGCCGGTCACGGCCGAGCCGACGGCAACGGAGCAGCCGGTCACGGCCGAGCCGACGGCCACGGAGGAGCCGGTCACGGAGACGCCGGTCACCGAGGAGCCGGTCACGGCCGAGCCGACGGCCACGGAGGAGCCGGTCGCGGAAACGCCCGCCACGGCAGAGCCCGCCGCCGAGCCGGCCGAGGCCGAGAAGCCGGTCGCGGAAACCCCGGCCGCCGAAGAGCCTGTACCTGCGGAGGTGACCGAGGAGCCGGAGGCGGCGTCCGAGCCGGTGGTGGAGGAGCCCGAGGCGAAGGCCGCCGAGACCGCTTCCGAGCCCGTGGCCGCCGAGGCCGAGCCGGAGCCGGTCTCCGAGGTCACCCCGGCCGCCGAAGAGCCTGTCGCAGCCGCGGCCGCCGACGGCGGGGAAGCCCCACAGGGGCCACTCGCAGCCGACGACGAACCCGGTACGGGTGGTGCGGGTGGGAACAACGAGGCCGAAGGCGAAGCCGAGGCCGCACCCAAGGCCCCCACGGCCGACGACGAAACCGCCACAGAGCCCGAAGGCGAAGCCGGGACCCCCGTACCCACAACCCTCCGCACCGCCCACACCACCGCCGCAGCCACCCTCACCAAAACCAACCTCACCGGCACCACAGCGAAGCTCTACCTCGTGCTGGACCGCTCCGCGAGCATGCGCCCGTACTACAAGGACGGCTCCGCCCAGGCGCTCGCCGAGCAGACCCTCGCCCTCGCCGCCCACCTCGACCCCGAGGCCACCGACCCCAAGGTCCACGTCGTCTTCTTCTCCACCGAACTCGACGGCACCGGCGAACTCACCCTCACCGACCACGAGAACAAGATCGACGAGCTGCACGCGAGCCTCGGCCGCATGGGCCGCACCAGCTACCACGTCGCGGTCGAGGAAGTCATCGCCCACCACACCAAGACCGCCCCCGGCACCCCCGCCCTGGTCGTCTTCCAGACCGACGGCGCCCCCGACGCCAAGACCCCGGCCACCCACGCCCTCACCGAGGCAGCGAAGACCCACCCCACCGTGTTCTTCTCCTTCGTCGCGTTCGGCGACCCGGAGAACAAGGCCTTCGACTATCTCCGCAAGATGAAGCTGGACAACACGTCCTACTTCCTCGCCGGCGAGGACCCGAAGGAGCTCACGGACGCGGAGATCTACGAGGGCATCCTCGCCGGCTGGCGCCCGTAG
- a CDS encoding endonuclease/exonuclease/phosphatase family protein — METAAAEWTASRDGEPGRRAGHRLGRWTAALLLLGVSVVVGCRVADIDGITPVPQLLGFLPWLLVPTGLGLLLALFSRRWSGVVWAVALLGLLAWYIEPYGKTGRPGGPPLVSFRVLTSNVEFGQATDALAAAVRRERPDIVFVQECEYTCDAGLREALGADYPHRAAQVEAGSAGSVVLSRFPLDPADGVDGTMAMPGAVADVRGHAVRLQLAHPMPPLPGHVDLWRRELGDLRDFAAESIGGDGRTPVILAGDLNASQDHAAFRRILDAGLRDATRLTGEDRTPSWPARTAPAFGVQIDHVLLSADFSARTARFLDLPDTDHRALLVDVTLHQRR, encoded by the coding sequence TTGGAGACTGCAGCTGCCGAGTGGACGGCTTCCCGGGACGGCGAGCCAGGACGACGGGCCGGGCACAGGCTCGGCAGATGGACGGCCGCCCTGCTGCTTCTGGGCGTCAGCGTGGTCGTCGGCTGCCGGGTCGCCGACATCGACGGCATCACCCCCGTCCCTCAGCTCCTCGGCTTCCTGCCGTGGCTGCTCGTGCCCACCGGCCTCGGGCTGCTGCTGGCGCTCTTCTCGCGCCGGTGGTCCGGCGTCGTATGGGCCGTCGCGCTCCTCGGACTGCTGGCCTGGTACATCGAGCCGTACGGGAAGACCGGCCGGCCGGGCGGGCCCCCGCTCGTCTCCTTCCGGGTGCTGACGTCGAACGTAGAGTTCGGGCAGGCCACCGACGCCCTGGCCGCCGCCGTCCGCCGTGAGCGGCCGGACATCGTGTTCGTCCAGGAGTGCGAGTACACCTGCGACGCCGGGCTCAGGGAAGCCCTCGGCGCCGACTATCCGCACCGGGCGGCGCAGGTCGAGGCCGGATCGGCGGGCTCGGTCGTCCTCAGCCGCTTCCCGCTCGACCCCGCCGACGGAGTCGACGGCACCATGGCCATGCCCGGCGCCGTCGCCGACGTGCGCGGACATGCCGTACGGCTCCAGCTCGCGCACCCCATGCCGCCGCTGCCCGGGCACGTCGACCTGTGGCGCCGGGAGCTAGGCGACCTGCGGGACTTCGCCGCCGAGAGCATCGGCGGCGACGGCAGGACCCCCGTCATCCTGGCCGGGGACTTGAACGCCTCCCAGGACCACGCCGCCTTCCGCCGCATCCTCGACGCCGGTCTGCGCGACGCCACCCGGCTCACCGGCGAGGACCGCACACCCAGCTGGCCGGCCCGTACCGCGCCGGCGTTCGGGGTGCAGATCGACCACGTGCTCCTCTCGGCCGACTTCTCCGCCCGCACCGCCCGCTTCCTCGACCTGCCGGACACCGACCACCGTGCCCTGCTCGTCGACGTCACCCTTCACCAGCGGCGATGA
- the snpA gene encoding snapalysin: protein MRMSTSTSARTAAAVGLSLAALGLGTAAPATAASAHTPATAGYVAKSAESDASRAFFEAVLKSVAEKRAANPSAAAVTVVYDASGAPTFSAQISRSTQIWNSSVSNVQLQQGSNADFTYREGNDPRGSYASTDGHGSGYIFLDYAQNQEYDSTRVTAHETGHVLGLPDHYEGPCSELMSGGGPGPSCTNPNPDANERSRVEQLWANGFAAAMDKALHKAAAR, encoded by the coding sequence ATGCGTATGTCCACATCCACGTCCGCCCGTACGGCCGCGGCAGTCGGTCTCAGCCTCGCGGCACTCGGCCTGGGCACGGCAGCCCCGGCCACGGCGGCATCCGCCCACACCCCGGCCACCGCCGGCTACGTCGCCAAGTCCGCGGAGTCCGACGCCAGTCGGGCCTTCTTCGAGGCGGTCCTGAAGTCCGTCGCCGAGAAGCGCGCCGCGAACCCCAGCGCCGCGGCCGTCACCGTCGTCTACGACGCCTCCGGGGCGCCCACGTTCAGCGCGCAGATATCCCGCAGCACCCAGATATGGAACAGCTCGGTGTCCAACGTCCAGCTCCAGCAGGGCTCGAACGCCGACTTCACCTACCGCGAGGGCAACGACCCGCGCGGCTCGTACGCCTCGACCGACGGTCACGGCAGCGGGTACATCTTCCTCGACTACGCGCAGAACCAGGAGTACGACTCGACTCGCGTCACCGCGCACGAGACCGGGCACGTGCTGGGTCTGCCGGACCACTACGAGGGCCCGTGCAGTGAGCTGATGTCGGGCGGCGGTCCCGGTCCGTCCTGCACGAACCCCAACCCGGACGCCAACGAGCGCTCCCGCGTGGAGCAGCTGTGGGCCAACGGGTTCGCTGCCGCGATGGACAAGGCGCTGCACAAGGCCGCTGCCCGCTAG
- a CDS encoding PhoX family protein yields MRIQLPIIRTNSDSHPGGRAALTCRFRCGDACFHEVPNTTTNPYVGDVIAEAVSRRTTLRAAAVVTAAAAVGASATVAAPKAEAAEAAAATERTGTFGRGARGLRFNPVAPNTADTVTIPDGYGQNIVIRWGEPILRGAPAFDPAKQTAKAQAGQFGYNCDFLALLPVPGERGRQILVANHEYTDEILMFRGYDAANPTKEQVEIAWAAHGLSAVVVEAEHRTGKLTPVSRHPLNRRVTATTEFRITGPAAGSDLLKTSADPTGRKALGTLNNCAGGVTPWGTTLHGEENFNQYFGNATRATDKRYGIGTGTTERKWERFDKRFDVAQEPNEVHRFGYVVELDPYDPDSKPRKHTALGRFKHEGATVRLTDDGRPVVYSGDDERFDYFYKFVGSKRMKKGSSRAVREHNLSLLDEGTLYVAKLTGDSPAIEIDGTGKLPADGEFDGSGEWIPLATATARGAVSHVEGMSAEEVFVFTRLAGDKVGATKMDRPEDIEPNPHTGKVYVALTNNTNRGIGTNAKPDEANPRNANKHGHILELTERWNRAESTRFAWSLFLVAGDPEDPATYFAGYPKDGVSPISCPDNVAFDSYGNLWISTDGAQLGSHDGLFGVATRGDRRGELKQFLTVPKGAETCGPLIQDRRVLVAVQHPGEIDGATAEKPLSAWPDGAGKINRPAVVAVWRKDGCDIGV; encoded by the coding sequence ATGCGTATTCAGCTGCCGATCATCAGAACGAACAGTGACTCGCATCCCGGCGGCCGGGCCGCCCTGACCTGCCGGTTCCGGTGTGGTGACGCCTGTTTCCACGAGGTACCCAACACCACCACGAACCCGTACGTCGGTGACGTGATCGCCGAGGCCGTCAGCCGCCGTACGACGCTGCGCGCCGCCGCCGTCGTCACCGCGGCCGCCGCCGTGGGCGCCTCCGCCACCGTCGCCGCGCCGAAGGCCGAGGCCGCCGAGGCCGCCGCCGCGACCGAGCGGACCGGTACCTTCGGCCGCGGTGCCCGCGGTCTGCGGTTCAACCCCGTCGCGCCGAACACCGCCGACACCGTGACCATTCCGGACGGATACGGGCAGAACATCGTCATCCGCTGGGGCGAGCCCATCCTGCGCGGTGCGCCCGCCTTCGACCCGGCGAAGCAGACCGCGAAGGCCCAGGCCGGTCAGTTCGGGTACAACTGCGACTTCCTCGCGCTGCTGCCGGTCCCCGGCGAGCGCGGCCGCCAGATCCTCGTCGCCAACCATGAGTACACCGACGAGATCCTGATGTTCCGCGGCTACGACGCCGCCAACCCGACCAAGGAGCAGGTCGAGATCGCCTGGGCCGCGCACGGTCTGTCCGCGGTCGTCGTCGAGGCGGAGCACCGTACCGGCAAGCTCACCCCGGTATCCCGCCACCCGCTCAACCGGCGCGTCACCGCCACCACCGAGTTCCGGATCACCGGCCCCGCCGCCGGCTCCGACCTGCTGAAGACCTCCGCCGACCCGACCGGCCGCAAGGCCCTCGGCACCCTCAACAACTGCGCCGGCGGCGTCACCCCCTGGGGCACCACGCTGCACGGCGAGGAGAACTTCAACCAGTACTTCGGCAACGCCACCCGCGCCACGGACAAGCGCTACGGCATCGGCACCGGTACCACCGAGCGCAAGTGGGAGCGTTTCGACAAGCGCTTCGACGTCGCGCAGGAGCCGAACGAGGTGCACCGCTTCGGGTACGTCGTCGAGCTCGACCCGTACGACCCCGACTCCAAGCCGCGCAAGCACACCGCGCTCGGCCGCTTCAAGCACGAGGGCGCGACCGTGCGCCTGACCGACGACGGCCGTCCGGTCGTCTACTCCGGTGACGACGAGCGCTTCGACTACTTCTACAAGTTCGTCGGCAGCAAGCGGATGAAGAAGGGCAGCTCGCGCGCTGTGCGGGAGCACAACCTCTCGCTGCTCGACGAGGGCACGCTCTACGTCGCCAAGCTCACCGGCGACTCCCCGGCCATCGAGATCGACGGCACGGGCAAGCTCCCGGCCGACGGCGAGTTCGACGGCAGCGGTGAGTGGATTCCGCTGGCCACCGCGACCGCCCGGGGTGCTGTCTCGCACGTCGAGGGGATGAGCGCGGAAGAGGTCTTCGTCTTCACGCGCCTCGCCGGTGACAAGGTCGGCGCCACGAAGATGGACCGGCCCGAGGACATCGAGCCCAACCCGCACACCGGCAAGGTGTACGTCGCCCTCACCAACAACACCAACCGCGGCATCGGCACGAACGCCAAGCCCGACGAGGCCAACCCGCGCAACGCCAACAAGCACGGGCACATCCTGGAGCTGACCGAGCGCTGGAACCGGGCCGAGAGCACCAGGTTCGCCTGGTCGCTGTTCCTCGTCGCAGGTGACCCGGAGGACCCGGCCACCTACTTCGCCGGGTACCCGAAGGACGGTGTCTCCCCGATCTCCTGCCCGGACAACGTCGCCTTCGACTCGTACGGCAACCTGTGGATCTCCACCGACGGCGCGCAGCTCGGCTCGCACGACGGCCTCTTCGGTGTCGCCACCCGGGGTGACCGGCGCGGTGAGCTCAAGCAGTTCCTGACGGTGCCGAAGGGCGCGGAGACCTGCGGTCCGCTCATCCAGGACCGCCGCGTGCTCGTCGCCGTGCAGCACCCGGGCGAGATCGACGGCGCCACGGCCGAGAAGCCGCTGAGCGCCTGGCCCGACGGTGCCGGCAAGATCAACCGCCCGGCGGTCGTGGCGGTCTGGCGCAAGGACGGCTGCGACATCGGCGTCTGA
- a CDS encoding alpha/beta fold hydrolase, whose amino-acid sequence MSPFLAYEDKGADTASAPLVLVHGHPFDRTMWAPQIETFSATRRVVAPDLRGYGASPVVPGVTPLSAFADDIEALLDDLRVETFVLAGLSMGGQIVMECYARFPHRIRGLVLADTFPAAETAEGNRARNAMADRLLREGMRGYADEVLEKMVAPYADAGVKAHVHRMMTAAPPEGAAAALRGRAERPDYRDLLTRVTVPALVVVGADDTYTPVSDAEAMHAALPDSALRVIEGAAHMPNLERPAEFDEALGELLARVDG is encoded by the coding sequence ATGAGCCCCTTCCTCGCATACGAGGACAAAGGAGCCGATACCGCATCGGCCCCCCTCGTCCTCGTCCACGGCCACCCCTTCGACCGCACGATGTGGGCCCCGCAGATCGAGACGTTCTCCGCCACCCGCCGGGTCGTCGCCCCCGACCTGCGCGGCTACGGCGCCTCACCGGTCGTCCCCGGAGTCACCCCGCTCTCCGCCTTCGCCGACGACATCGAGGCGCTGCTGGACGACCTGAGGGTGGAGACCTTCGTGCTGGCGGGCCTGTCGATGGGCGGCCAGATCGTCATGGAGTGCTACGCCCGCTTCCCCCACCGCATCCGGGGCCTGGTCCTCGCCGACACGTTCCCGGCGGCGGAGACGGCGGAAGGCAACAGGGCGCGCAACGCCATGGCGGACCGGCTGCTGCGCGAGGGCATGCGCGGATACGCCGACGAGGTGCTGGAGAAGATGGTCGCGCCGTACGCCGACGCCGGGGTCAAGGCCCACGTCCACCGCATGATGACGGCGGCCCCGCCCGAGGGCGCCGCGGCGGCCCTGCGCGGTCGCGCCGAACGCCCCGACTACCGTGACCTGCTCACCCGCGTCACGGTCCCCGCCCTGGTCGTCGTGGGCGCGGACGACACCTACACCCCCGTCTCCGACGCGGAGGCCATGCACGCGGCCCTCCCGGACTCTGCCCTGCGGGTGATCGAGGGCGCGGCTCACATGCCGAACCTGGAGCGGCCGGCGGAGTTCGACGAGGCGCTGGGGGAGCTCTTGGCGCGGGTGGACGGGTGA